Part of the Phragmites australis chromosome 23, lpPhrAust1.1, whole genome shotgun sequence genome is shown below.
GCTACTCTATAACTGGATAGTTACAAAGGTAGCTTTCGGGTAtgctatgaaacatgtcgtgggatgtgagcaatcaagatggaatttgtccctcctagataacgggagagatatctctgggccccttgaTGTGGAtggattaagaaagtgcatggccatgccaatgtgattaaagaatTGATCACGAGATAGTAATCCACTACAAGaatgagtgaatggtcgagctatcacaaggatgacACGTAttttgccttgagcttgactgatgTCATGAGGCAAAGAGATTGgtgtatatgtatatcaaggttctgCCGATACGATCTTTTTGTATGTTCGGGAGTGAATATATCCTGCTATGTGCCGCTATTGACTTGTGGTTCGAAAAGGGTTTCTGGGTCACGACCGTTcacacatgaacctaatgggtcacacacttaacgGGTTAGAACATTGAGTTACTTgtatgattgactctagtgcaagtgagAGATTATTAGTGATATGCTCTAGTGGAATCATCAATTCGGATTAGATCCACATGTGGGCTTTATTGGATTCTGACCCATGAGGGATTAGAGTCATAATAGGCCACCAGCATggaaggcccattagcgtgctctatataagaggaggtagGGGCCATGAGCACTAGGATTCCACCACCCTAAAACCCTAGTCGCCACCTCTTCTTGGCCTCCCTATGAAACCCTAGCCaggtgcggtgctagcacaccaatGTACGATGTTTCATCCCCGTATGTGTGGATAAcgtggaggcgctgctgccATTGCTGCGATGTTGATCGGTGACAAAAATGGTAGGACAAGATtgactacttcctctacatGGTCGTTGCTTCCTCTTCATGGTTGCTGCTTCCTCTTCGTGGTCGATGAGATCATttagcggtaacgatctatgatccccTTCTGgcatggtttcctggttgaacgTAGTAGAGAAACTTTAAATTGTCCTAGCGTAGCGTACCCGTTCCCTAACACTCTGGTCACATGGTGCCCATCCTCCTCTGCTGCCTCGACCTCTATGGCCTCTATCACTTTGATCGCCGCGGCCTCCACTGCCCAGGGCTTTGACAACCTCTTGCAAGACATCCTCGGTCCCAGATTCTATCTAGTTGGTCTCTTTTTGCTTTGAAATACATCACTTTTTTTGAGTGCTTCGGCATGTCCTTTGGTTGGTCACTACTTCCTTCCTTGTTGAAGGGAGAAGGCTTCGACTTTTTTAACGCTACCACTTCGCTCTTCCTTCGTTGATGGTCTGCTTCAGATCTTGCATATTcctccattttgttgaagagttcTTGAACACTCTCCAGCCTTTTGTGCATTAGCTTTGCTGCTAGCAGCCCTCCTCTAATGCCCTGGATAGCAGCATCAATGATTGTATCCTCACTCACGCCCTTCGCCTGATAGCGCACATGTACAAAACAACCCATGTAGTCTTTAAGTGGCTATGTCGGCTGTGGCTTGACTGTGAAGAGGTCACCAGCCGTGTAGAAAAGGGCATCGTGCAActgctcccatgaatatatCGACCTCGAAGGTAAGGTGGAGTACcaggatcttgctatcccttcTACTGCCAACACAAAGGCCTTTGCTAGTGTCATGTCATCTCCACTAGCAGATTCGACTGCTGTCTCAAAGCTCATGACGAACTCCCTTGGATCTGATTCTTCGTCAAACATCATCACTCTAGGCATTTTGAAACCCGAAGGCCAAGGCTGGTTCTACAAGCCAGAGGAGAGCAGGAAGTCTGGATCGCCTGCATGTGACTTGGACCAAAGATCTTGCACAACCCCTGCTGTAAACGCTGGCAAAGGGGTGATGGTGTGCCACCCTCCTTGTCCTCGCGCTGCAGCATGCTAATTTGGCCTTCCAACTGTTCCAGCATTCTTCTGGCTTCGTTAGCCCATCAACGGTATCCAACCACCTTCTGACTCACTATCAAGCTCTCTAGCATGCGCTTCTTTTGTGCTATTTGTCGTTCTAGGTCTTTGACTTCTAGCCAATCGAAGTGGCTAGAAGTCTTTCTGcttcagtttcttcttcttcctcgtcttcatAGTCTTGAAAATGATCGAAGTCTTCATGGTCTTCCAAATGAGGGGCCTTTTCTTTCACTACTGCCGAAGCTTTGAAATGAGCGCGAAGGCTGGCCTCTACCCTTCACATCAAAGCAATTGCATCTTCCTGGTGAGTTGGCTATTCGCGAACTCGACCATCCTCAGTGGGCAGCACAACCACATCATTTTACTCTTCTTGGCCCTTTTCGGCTACCTCGATCGAAGTGGTGATTGGCTCCGGTGCGGGCGGAGGAGTAGCCGTGGTTGTGTCCCCCTCAAAAAGCTATTGTGTCTGATGTGTGGATGTATCAATGCCCTTCggcttctttttgggtggcacGGCTTCGAAATGGTTCGATCCTCATGGACGATGCCAACTGTTGTGAACTAGCGTCGCCAATAGAGTGATGGGGCTTAGGACCTCGGAGTGATCTGAAGGCATAAGGGAAACGTACACAAAATAGAGAAGCCTTTGTTGGAATTAGTGTCACCTGTCTTATCAGTTACAGTTACGCCCTATTTATAGGCTGTACCTAACCGTTCCCTGTTACAGTTTACGAGAGTACCCCTCCAACTACTACATTCTTGGTATATTTGAGGGTAATACGGTACTATCCTAAGTACATctagattatttacaatctTACCCCTCATGGTCTTTGCTCGCTAACATCGGTCCTCCCTTCGACCATGCCTTCGCCATTTCCTTTGTCTCCGTGTTGGACTTGGGTCACCCTTCGCTTGGACTTCCGAAGGTCCCTGCTCGGCCACACCTTCGGCATACCTTCGAGTGACACCATCACGACATCAAGTGAAGCCCTTCGGCCGAGCTCCAAAGGCCCGACCAAGGCTTCACCCTCCCTAGCTTTCGGAACCATTCCCATGGCGCGGAGAGTCCAAAGGGTTCCTTTGGCTTGCTGAAGGGTTCTTGCAACAGGACAGATCCATAGTAACCATAAGCCTTGTTAGTTTGCAGTGTCCGCAGAGGTCTTCGACCCAATGCCCGAAGGGGCCTATGAGACAATTCCCCAACAATCCAAATTCAATGTCTGTCGATGTTGGACATGAGAATGGCATGTAGATTAATCAAATGGTCATTGACAAGGTCATCAATATACCTTACGGAGATAGAGATCCACCTAGCTCAACTAAGGATAATGAACGCGCTTTGGCCGAGTTTAAAAAATTGGTCCTTGTTGAACCAAACAGTGATGTGACACGCAAGCATCTATTGGACCTTATTAGAAAATTTGGTATTGATGATGACTTGGTGGTTAGGTTTTTTTTTGTAGTAGCATTCAACAAGTTGTTGTTCCCAGGCCCAGACAACAACATAAGGGGTCGGGATGCCTTCATGACCAAACACTTTTCTGTATTTCGGGATATTAACTGGTGCCAAGTAGTGATCCATGATTTGCGGCAAGCTGCGCTAATATGGCACAGTGAAAAACACAAATCCATTCCTGGCTATGCAAATCTATTGCGAGTGAGTATTGCGGTACGCCCATATAAGATTTTGGTGTTGATTGATCCCATAGCTTGATTAACTAATTGTGTTTTTCCTTCAAATTTAGATATCCTATTTGGACAACCTGCTACACAAACTTATTCCCCGAGCTAGGTTCTTTGATAATTATACTATGGAAAAGATAATTCTTGGTGACAAGAGGAAGGACAAGGTCGGGAAGGAGAATTCTGGGAAACTACCAGTAAATTAAACATCCCATTTTTAGTTAATTTGTTTATTACTGCACAACAAATTTTTCACAGATTTCCATTTATTTTGAATCTCAAAGTGTATCAGAAACCATCACAGACAATGATGCACCTAATGTCGAGAAGGTGGTTCCACAATTAACATTTGCTTCAACACAGGATGAGTCAGGATATTGTATTCGTGCTAGGCCAATGTTCCATAGGATTGTTAATGTCCTGACAAGATACATATCTCCATACAAATGTGGAACTCCTAGGCCACCAATCAACATGACAAAAAATTTGGCGGATAGGAGCAAATTCTGCACAGGACTAAACACCATAGAGTAAGTTTGCTTTTCTAATGTCAAATACTTCTAAATAtagatgtatttatatatacctAGCTACAGAATTCTATACCCCTCCCCCCACTCGGCGTGCCTCACCCGCGGCCCCCGACACCCCCTCCCCCCGCCCCCTCACTTCGCCTCTTCCACCTCGCCCCTCCACCACCTATCTCCGTCGCCGCCTACCACTAATGTAATGATCTTTAACTGAACTACTGTCGAACCCTAAAAATACTGAAGAAACTGTTGAAAATAACTGCAAACTTCTGAAGCTATTGAATGACTTGAATATCTGAAAACGATGTATACATGATGATAGGGTCAATCCAAAATTTGTACCAAACTTTGAAATCAATTTTGAAAAGCCTAAGAGCAAGCCTAACAAAACTTTGAAATCAACTATTGACAGTAGTTGTCGGTAACTTCTAAGTTATAACAAAACTATTGACAACTACTGAAttaaactactgacactactgaacaaaactacagaacaattttactatgacttggaactactgaacaactactgacaactactaacaaaactactgatactactgaacaaactacaAATACTACTGATATAAACTACTGACACAAACTACTAAAAACTATTAAATAATTTTACTTTGACTTGAAACTACTAAACAACTACTGATAACTattgacactactgaacaaaactactaacactactgaacaaactattgatactactagcaactactaacaactactaacactactgacacaaactactgaacaattttactataactTGGAACTACTTAATACtgaactactgacactactgaacaatttttctatgacttgaaactactgaACAGCTACTGACATAACTATTAAAcaaaactactaacaactactgaAGCATCCTAATCATAGTAAATTATTGAAGAATTACTGAATAACAAGAACTAGACAACTACTGAGCAGGAGGCGCAAGGGTGAGCGACACGTGGGGACGTGTGGTGGGGGCGCACGCGGGCACGTGGGCGGGGGAGCACGATTGGGTGGGCGGGCGGGCAGGCGGGCACAGGGGCGAGCAACGTGTGGGCACGCGTGGTAGGGGGTTGGGTTGTGCTGGGTATAGAAGAATTATTCTACATCCTATGTgtaaatacatatacatatatgtatgtgtgtgtatatatatatgcataacagtgtcttttctattttcttcattATTAATTCTATTCAAAATCTGAATCAACAATTGGAGAATAGTATTATTTTGTCTTATTATTACTTTAAAGTCTTCTTCAAGTGATTCGTAATCAGAAAAATCAACAGGATCAACTAAGTATTTTTCTGTTTCTTTTAAAGTTTTATTATATCCAGACATATATTTATGAGAGAATAAAGTTTTAGACTTCTTCCCAAAGTcttttaatattaattatatcTCAATCTAGAGACTTTGATTCTTCTAATGCCCTTATAACTTCTTTCTTATCAGATAATTTATCTAGAAATAACAAAAAATCTAGCTTATGCTCTTCTTCTATCCTTCTCCGATGTTGATTAGGTCTTCCATCTGTGGTTTGATCTTCGCTACTTCGGAGTATGGTCTCCGGTGCATGGTCAACTCTATTCACTGGATCAAAGGGAAGGGATACAATCGTACCGATGGTTCTTTTTGTTCCCCTTGACCAGATGATACAAACTCTATTCAAAATAACTCTAATTCCAGATGATGTAAGTTTTGACTTGAAATCCACTACTGAATAAGATCAATTTATGACTTGAAGAAACAATTCTCACGTTCCATCACATGGTTGCCTCCACCTCACAAGTTATAGCGCCCATGATGCAATTTACTCCTAAAggttttttacaaaaaaaaaatctctacaTGCTTATTAAACCTAACTGTATTTTAGCGCTGTCGAGCATTTTGTCGCATAAAGCTTTCTTTTCCCCCTCCTTTTTGAAAAGTAACTAGAAAATGGTAGTTTAGACTCATTCAAGGGTATAAATGTCTGTGTGTAAATCGACATGTGATCTATTATGAAATATATTTCCCGGCACTACGAGAAGCAATCCAGGAGTATCGAGAAGTATTAGGGCGGCGTTTTGCACAATATATTTTGCCAACAATAAATTCCTATATTCTCATAGAGCTTTTTAAGGTTCTTGAAAAGGTATCGAGTTACCAAAACTATGGTATCGGAGGTACCAATTTTTAGTACTTCTCAAGTTATAATCAATGATACCTCTTGGCACCTCCAGTGATGGTAAAAAGGCATTTCTCAAACTATATGCATGCGATTTTCACCCAGAAGGGTTTTTTAGGACCTTCCACTcgtaatagttttttttagatgtttACTCACAAGAATTAGATAGCCAAATGTGTTTTTAGGGCCTTAAACTcacaagagtttttttttaatgtccactcacaagtcacaagaGTTAGTTAGCCAAAGGACAGGCCTAAATCATGGCAAGGACAAACGCGAGGGCTCTACGCTGCTGTGCATTACCTCCATAGAAGCCAAGTAAACCAAAGCTCTCCAAGTAACattgagaagaagaaaaaggaaacaaaatgaaGGACTATCAATTTCATGAAGGAATATTAACAGATTGAAAGGTATGGAAACTTCTTCCATGGACTAATTCTAACCTGACCAGCAATTTGACCCTACTTATTACACGTTGAATACCTCTGTGCCACATGCCcagtcacacacacacagagtATGATAGCGCTCCCAGCTGTTTATTTCCAAATCGGTGTGCTTCCTTAGTGGCTAAGAAAATTTCCTACATCGAAAATTTGTTCAGTTCCTTGCATGTGCTTGATGGAGGACTCTTGGTAAGAGATGAAAGTTATGCAATGAATGGCCTTTGTCTTGTTCCTTTCGTGCTATCTACCGGTGTTTCCAACAATCTATGTCATCTCGCTATAATGGCAAGTCTATTTATGCCGTTTTATAGGCCGAGATTGTCATCTCGCTATAATGGCAAGTCTATTTATGCTGTTTTATAGGCCGACTCATACATTGATACGTAATTTTAAGATGATTTAACAGACAACGTCTGCAATAAATTGTTTTTTCAACTGTCTTATAGTAATTATATGACCCTTTAATTTatgtataaaataaataaataatgtgAGCTGTatgataataataatttatACAATAGTGCAGAGTAGTCCcatagttttaaattttagctcaTGATATCTTTGCTTCGCGAAACAACGACATCCTTCTCTCACTTCCCTCCCTTTCCTTCGTATCACTAATCCTACATGACATTGCACGAGATAACCTGTAAAATAATTGACGTGAACTAATATACTTACCCTAAGGTATCAACGTCAATAGTTTTGTCTATGTTTGTCCATGTAGAGGGGATAACatatgggaaaaaaaaaagctaactACTAACTAAGTAGTCCATCTTTAGACACATGCAGGCGTTATGTCCTATTATATACCATACTACACGTAAACATGTATTAAATGCAGAGAACATGTTATAGCTTAActattgaagatgttgtttgttATGAAACTCCAGATGGCATGGACAAATCTTGTAGATAATAGCTGACTACATTGTTGAAAATGCTTAAGACGCTTGCACTGCTATTATAGCTTGGCCACGTATATATCATTTTCTTTCACCTCATCTTGGGCATTTTGAAATGCCATACCTTAACCTTAGCCGTGTCAAAAAAATTCACCGAGATGTAGGATAAAAGggcgaggagagagagataaagaaaGGACACATGTCACTAGACGTCTAGACACGGTGTTTCATGTGTAAAAGAAGGCATACACAAGGTCTCGTTCTATAAACCATACAAATTACTTgatctttttgaaaaaaaaattatgtcaaGAGTTCTGACATTCACTTAAAAATAAGATGGACACATGGCTTCAAGGACGCTTGACGGCGCACTCTACCAACCAAGCAAGCGTTCAATCCTACAGTTTACTTAATGTAGACTATAATTCAAAATAACCTTTATGCGACAGCTTAACACGGTGGCATTTTATTATACTCCATCCGGTGGCATTTTATTATACTCCATATGTTTTAAAATACAGCGTGTATTAAGATTTaagaaatatttaaaaatatttttttatcattaattgattttacaatatattataaatTGTTACAGAATCAATATCGTATTAAaagatctaaaaatatatatttatttaataaaatttttatattaaaatatatgtataatttaacTAATAGTTGATTAAAATgtataaagtttgattttttttaaaatattaatacaccTTATATTTTGAGCCGGAGAGAGTACTGGCTACAAAGTGCGTCCGCACGCCCTCTCTCTCGTCGAGGCCAGACCCATCTCTCTCATCAGGGAAAAAAAACTtctagaaagagagagaggctaTAAGTCATCAACCGAACAGAGTTACACGGAGCATCCATTGGCTCACCCAGACGCTGTTCGCTGTCACACCACGCCGCAGCAGATCAGAAAGTCTTCCACGACCGCCAAATCCTCCGTTCAGGCAGAGGCAGTCAATAAACCCCTCCCCCGTTCCTGCTTCCCTTCCTCCCAGGCAACCTTCAATTCCACCTCAAATTCCCGGTCAAAATCCACGGCTCCCACCCCGTTCCGCCCGCCTcccggcccgcgcgtgccggcgAAAAATTTCGAGTTTTTCGGCATCGATCCCGCGCGTTCTCTTGCACCGGCAGGATGCGGAACCTTCTCACGGTGCGTGGCGCCGTTCTTGCCTCACAGCTTGTTGTTCTTGCGTCGCTTGGTTGTGTTCGTGGTGGTTTCGGGGAGGTGGAGCTGTTCATGCTGGGTGGTGGCGATTTGGTTCCGTGTTCTTGCCGTTTTTTGCGATTTGGTTGGTTCTTGGGTTGCTTTTGCTGCGAAGAGGTGGCCAGGGTTTggagatgttcttgttctagttgTGGTTTTATAATTGGATCGGTCCTGGTTAATTCGTGTCTACCAGTTTAATATGTCTTGGTGAACTTTGGCAGAGTTGATGATCGTGTTCCTGGTGTTCTTACTCGTGTAGCTGTTTATGGAAATTTTGAGATGATGAGGGCATGCTCTGCTGGAAtgatactatattttttttctggatAAACTTTGGCACGAGTTGATTATATTTTCCTGGAGTGGCTGTCCGcagaaattttgaattttttagaaCATGATCTGTTCGAATTGTTTGAATTTTGGCATGATCACTTGTTTTGCTTCACAATATCATGGTTTTAAAATTTCAGTCTTGATACAAAAATGAAAAATCCATAGTACCGTTCTGGTCCAAGCTTGTGCAAATTCAGAGTCCTTGTTTCGTTTGACTTTGTATCTAAGCTGTTTCTATTTCTGTGATTTTGTGAAAGCTAAAATTAGATgtgcatattttgttttttaaatttgACAGGACTCATTTGAGCTCAGCAGAAGGGAGCAGGCCCCGGGAAATGTCGACATCGAGCTCGGAATTCAGGGTGGCATGACAAGTTCTGCGCAGCCTGGTTTCGATGGCTTCTTTGAACAGGTCCCTCGTTTGTTTTTTTGGTAGAGTTGATATCTCGTCCAGTAAACAACAGCCACTCAGAAGTGGTCGACCACTTAACACGGTTTCAGTTCAACGCATTAAACTTTGTGCTATCACAACATTCAGGTCAAGGAGATCGAAAACCTGCTCAACACATTGACCAAGTTACTGAAGGACCTTCAGGTGAGCACCAACACCAAAGTATTAGCGGCCTCCTGTTAGGAGCTGGGGCTATTATATCACGGCAGTACTTCAGAATTTATGTAACTGATATATGTATTCAAGATGCTGTTTTGCATGCTTGTTAACTGAACAATATTAGACTTCATCTAAAAGATCCCATTCTATGCAGAACTCAAATGAGGAATCAAAAGTTGTCACGAAGGCAGCAGCGATGAAAGGTACCATATGTGATTTCAGTTATTTTCTGCAAGTAGGGCAGCATTGGCACTTTTTTTGTCTTGCCCCAATGTTGCATCACGGACGAATTCTATTTTTCTAATTTGTAGAGGTCAAAAAGCGCATGGAGAAGGATGTCAATGAAGTAACAAAGGTTGCACGGCTGGCAAAATCAAAAGTACAGCAATTGAATAAAGATGTTAGTTTCATCCTTCCTGAGACTCATTTCTACTAATATATGATATGTACTTACATGGATTATCAGTTATGAGTACTTATAGATTTGACCTATGGTTCTTCTCGTATCTTATGCTGCTCTGatttctatattttcttcaGAACGTTGCAAACAGAGAAAAGCCAGGGTTTGGCAAGGGATCGGGTGTGGACCGATCGCGGACAACAACAACTGTGTGCGCCCCCTGTGATCATTCCCTTGCTTGTTCCTTGCCCTCTTGAGCTATTCTTCACATGATTGATTGCTTGATAATATTGTTGCAGTGCATTAACAAAGAGGCTGAGAGAACGTATATTGGAGTTTCAGGTACCTCCTTTTAACTTTGAATTTCAGTTCTCAATTAATTAGCTCAGTATACCATTCCAAAGATCCCCATAATTAGGTCAGTTCTTGCGCACAATATACACACTAAAAGTACAGTACGATTGTGCCTTCAGTTATTTTGTGGTTGTCTTACATTTAGTCTGGTAAAGCTTAAAAAGGAGCCACAAAATGGCAGTTTATGCTACTTCAAGATTACACTTGTCTGTTTGTAAATGAGCATGTGATTTACTATGACATTTGTGTCCAGACGTTACGAGAAGAAATCCAGAAGGAATACCGAGAAGTAGTGGAGCGTCGTGTTTTCACCGGTCTGTTTTCTCAAACTCTCAAGATAGTATTAACTATTTGCTGTTCAGTTGCATTATAGCCTTAATTATTTGTTTCATTCCTGCAAATATCCAACCGAACAGTAACTGGCGAGCGCGCTGACGAAGAGGTAAGAAGACCCATATAGCCTTCACTTCAAGTCATTACTGTTAGCAAATATGCTTGTGCCATGTTTCTAACATGGAATCAAAATTTCAGACAATCGACAACCTGATAGAAACAGGGGACGGTGAGCAACTCTTTCAGAGAGCAATTCAGGAGCAAGGGCGTGGAAGGGTACTGACTCTTTTGGTCATTGGAAGCATTGAAGCTTGGATGCTGACAAAGCTGGATGGTCTTACCTAAACTTCTCGCATTTGTAGGTGCTGGACACACTGCAGGAGATCCAAGAGCGCCACGACACGGTGAAAGAGATCGAGAAGAAGCTTCTTGATCTGCAGCAGGTAATGAATAACCTATCTCCCAAAAATTTAGGTTTCAAGGACTCACCATTCTTACCAGTAAAAACTTCCTGAATGCAGATTTTCCTCGATTTGGCTGTCTTGGTtgaagctcaaggcgagatgcTGGACAACATTGAGACACAGGTACGATTATTGGTGCCTTGCCACTGAATTGTTAGCACCCTACTTCTTGCAAGGTTCGggtttgttctgacttctgatcTGCCTCTGCTCAGGTTACAAGTGCAGGTGAACATATTCAGACTGGAACAAACCTTCTCCAGAAAGCGAAGATGCTGCAGAAGAACACGCGAAAATGGACCTGCATAGCGATAATCATCCTCCTGATAATCGTACTCGTCGTCGTCCTCTCCTTAAAACCGTGGGCAAAGTAGATAAGCAGCAAACAAAAAAAGCATTATTCTCATGTTCGTTTTGGTTGGTGATGTTCATTTTGGTGTCTTCTTGTTCTAGCTGTGCATGTCAGAAGGTACAAGAGCGTCCTGTATATCGTCTTAAAATTTTGGTGTGAAttctttcaaattttgtttgCTTCAAATTGGAAATATTGGATGTGAACTCTTTCAGTTATGCTTCATTAGAATATTAATGAAATGCAGCTTGATTATGCAACAGGTTTTCTTGAATTTATCTGCGTTTAGGATTGTCTTAAAAAGTGTATACCAGAAAAAACGATTAAACCAGAAAAAACACAGCTTTTTTACAGTAGACAATAGAAAGAAATAACCACTTTGTTAGGAATATAGTCCTTATCCATTACGTATAGGTTAGGTTATTAAAATCCTTATCTGTATTTCTcaagttgttattcctaacaTGATATCACAATTaggtttaggtttttttttagaGTGTCACAACTCGTCCACCAAATAAATATATTGTTCCTGACCGTCTTCCCGCCATCGGTCTTTGCACACGTCGGTCCTCTGTCGTGCATCGTGCTTCCCCTTCCCATCGGCCACCACTGCCCCACCGGCCTCCCACCTCTTGGCCACTTCTCCGTCGCGCCATCAGGTTTCTCAGCCACTTTTGCCGGTCGCCGGTCACAACCTTGTCGCCGCCGTTCTCCATCGTGCAGCTGGCGGCGGCACATTGCTTCGGATCCATCCAAACACGTGCCGACCCGCACCCTCTCACCGCCGTCGGTCTCGCACCGGAATTTGTTCTTCACGGGTAAAattgcatctaggccccttgtaTGGGTTTTGATTATTGATGGCAagcgattaagggactaatgcgTTTAATTAGTATTTGAATAGGTGAAACTCCTAATTATGAAAGCTAAACAACATTGGCGAAC
Proteins encoded:
- the LOC133906620 gene encoding syntaxin-132-like; amino-acid sequence: MRNLLTDSFELSRREQAPGNVDIELGIQGGMTSSAQPGFDGFFEQVKEIENLLNTLTKLLKDLQNSNEESKVVTKAAAMKEVKKRMEKDVNEVTKVARLAKSKVQQLNKDNVANREKPGFGKGSGVDRSRTTTTVALTKRLRERILEFQTLREEIQKEYREVVERRVFTVTGERADEETIDNLIETGDGEQLFQRAIQEQGRGRVLDTLQEIQERHDTVKEIEKKLLDLQQIFLDLAVLVEAQGEMLDNIETQVTSAGEHIQTGTNLLQKAKMLQKNTRKWTCIAIIILLIIVLVVVLSLKPWAK